One genomic segment of Styela clava chromosome 3, kaStyClav1.hap1.2, whole genome shotgun sequence includes these proteins:
- the LOC120343195 gene encoding methionine aminopeptidase 2-like: MTAVVDYPPSVDETEKFAKPEEKLEEEIVSKEKFANEKTKKKRRKKKKKNLDHPEKDGFDDVSTQVSNPVSDMIEQFGENSISVDKDSCETVDEQDTAGKNDCDENGVNKKKRKRKKKKGMKEQTDPPTIPIFDLYNPKIFPRGQEMEYPPEKNGKTSEWRTTSAEKKALDTTYDEMWNDFRQAAEAHRQVRKYMQSYIKPGMTMIEICEKLEETSRKLINENGLKAGLAFPTGCSLNHCAAHYTPNAGDKTVLQYDDVCKIDFGTHVNGHIVDSAFTVAFNPKYDKLLEAVKAATNTGIKNAGIDVRLGELGGLIQETMESYEIDLNGKTYEVRSISNLCGHSIAPYRIHAGKSVPIVEEDDQTRMEEGEVFAIETFGSTGRGYIEEDMECSHYMKNFDLAEVHVPLRLPKAKRLLHVIGENFGTLAFCRRWLDRIGESRYLMALKNLCDEGVVRACPPLCDIKGCFTAQFEHTILLRPTCKEVVTRGDDY; this comes from the exons atgacTGCTGTAGTGGACTATCCGCCATCAGTTgatgaaacagaaaaatttgCAAAACCTGAAGAAAAGTTGGAAGAAGAAATTGTTTCGAAAGAGAAATTTGCAAATGAAAAAACTAAGAAGAAAAGACgcaagaagaagaaaaagaatttAG ATCACCCAGAGAAGGATGGATTTGATGACGTTTCTACACAAGTATCCAATCCTGTGTCTGATATGATAGAACAGTTTGGTGAAAATTCGATCTCTGTAGATAAAGATTCATGTGAGACAG TTGATGAACAAGACACAGCTGGGAAGAATGATTGTGATGAAAATGGTGTGAATAAAAAGAAACGTAAACGCAAGAAGAAGAAAGGCATGAAAGAGCAGACTGATCCTCCAACAATACCAATCTTTGATTTGTATAATCCAAAGATTTTTCCAAGAGGGCAAGAAATGGAATATCCACCTGAGAAAAATGG CAAAACTTCTGAGTGGCGAACAACATCAGCAGAAAAGAAAGCTTTGGATACAACTTACGATGAAATGTGGAATGATTTCAGACAAGCAGCTGAAGCTCACAGACAAGTTAGAAAATACATGCAAAGTTATATAAAACCTGGGATGACAATGATTGAAATTTG TGAGAAGCTAGAAGAGACCTCAAGGAAACTCATAAATGAAAATGGATTGAAGGCTGGCCTTGCTTTTCCTACAG GATGTTCCTTGAACCATTGTGCTGCTCACTACACACCTAATGCCGGAGATAAAACTGTTCTTCAGTATGACGATGTATGTAAGATTGATTTTGGAACTCATGTGAATG GACACATTGTGGACTCTGCCTTCACAGTAGCCTTCAACCCTAAATATGACAAACTTTTGGAAGCTGTAAAAGCTGCAACAAATACTGGAATAAAGAATGCAG GTATTGATGTTAGACTGGGTGAACTTGGGGGACTGATACAAGAAACCATGGAATCCTATGAAATTGATTTAAATGGGAAAACATATGAAG TGAGATCGATTAGTAACCTATGTGGCCACTCGATAGCTCCATATCGTATACACGCTGGAAAATCCGTGCCGATTGTAGAGGAAGACGACCAAACAAGAATGGAG GAAGGCGAAGTGTTCGCTATTGAAACATTTGGTAGCACCGGACGGGGTTATATAGAAGAAGATATGGAATGTTCACACTAcatgaaaaattttgatttggctGAAGTACATGTTCCACTAag ATTACCAAAAGCAAAAAGGCTTCTGCATGTCATTGGAGAGAATTTTGGAACCCTGGCGTTTTGTCGCAGATGGCTTGATCGCATTGGGGAATCCAGATATCTGATGGCTCTAAAGAATTTATGCGACGAAGGTGTTGTTAGGGCATGTCCACCTCTTTGTGACATCAAGGGTTGCTTCACTGCTCAGTTTGAGCACACAATTCTTCTCCGTCCCACTTGTAAAGAAGTTGTGACCAGAGGAGATGATTACTGA